The Stenotrophomonas maltophilia genome includes a region encoding these proteins:
- a CDS encoding GNAT family N-acetyltransferase: MQTAPLDFRLATRADEELLIALMREFYAEDRIDFDDARVRRGVDALLADPRNGEVLLWLDEAGEVVGYAVIAMGFSLEQGGHFMLLDELYLAHRARGRGRGKQALAICEQRARGRGVSRLRLEVNHHNELARRLYLASGYIDDTRDLLTLPLDHPRPEGIL, translated from the coding sequence ATGCAGACTGCCCCTCTGGATTTCCGCCTGGCCACCCGTGCCGACGAAGAACTGTTGATCGCGTTGATGCGCGAGTTCTATGCCGAAGACAGGATCGACTTCGACGACGCGCGCGTGCGTCGCGGCGTGGATGCGCTGCTGGCCGACCCACGCAACGGCGAAGTGCTGTTGTGGCTGGACGAGGCGGGCGAGGTGGTCGGTTACGCAGTGATCGCGATGGGCTTCAGCCTGGAACAGGGCGGCCACTTCATGCTGCTGGACGAGCTGTACCTGGCCCACCGTGCGCGCGGTCGTGGCCGCGGCAAGCAGGCGCTGGCCATCTGCGAACAGCGGGCACGGGGCCGCGGCGTAAGCCGCCTGCGCCTGGAAGTGAACCACCACAACGAGCTGGCCCGTCGCCTCTATCTGGCGAGCGGTTACATCGATGACACCCGCGATCTGCTGACCCTGCCGCTGGACCACCCGCGCCCGGAGGGCATCCTGTGA
- the ligA gene encoding NAD-dependent DNA ligase LigA codes for MPMSPSPAERAEDLRRQIAQANRAYHELDAPEIPDVDYDRMVRELEALEREHPELARADSPTQQVGARPSGRFPEVRHAVPMLSLSNAFSDEEVADFVRRIDERLGRRSLRFSAEPKMDGLAISLRYEDGHFVLGATRGDGSTGEDVTANLREIGDIPKRLHGKDWPDVLEVRGEVYMARADFEAYNERARLQGGKVLANPRNAAAGSLRQLDPKISAQRRLSFFAYGTGEVQGGELPDTHSGTLAQLGAWGFPVSELCKVVEGTDGLLGYYRTIGERRDGLPFDIDGVVYKLDDREGQQAMGFVSRAPRWAIAHKFPAQEQSTTVEAIEIQIGRTGAATPVARLAPVAVAGVIVSNATLHNADQIARLDVRVGDSVIVRRAGDVIPEVVSVILDRRPQGTTPWQMPTRCPVCGSEIVREEGAAAWRCSGELSCPAQRKEAIAHFASRRAMDIDGLGDKYIETLVDAGIVKSVADLYRLSRDTLLHLKLVLDAEEPSALAAALKLHLPAEGSGAVLNAVLKLDGNDPGWRAQALAQPASFEWNTKKIATKWADNLIAAIDASRAATLERLLFALGIEHVGESTAKALAQWFGDLELIRHLPWPLFKRVPDIGGEVARSLGHFFEQQGNQQAIDDLLQVGQVRISDVHAPSAKLREGLDLAQLLVESEIPGITRLRAEKLVAALPGAQAVLDAEHGQFVNAGLPDDTARGLAEWLDADGHGAMLLAAENAMREILAKAPALAEIVAGPLDGQTVVLTGTLAQLTRDAAKERLEALGAKVSGSVSKKTSFVVAGTEAGSKLDKAQSLGVPVWDEDRLLAYLAEHE; via the coding sequence ATCCCGATGAGCCCCAGCCCCGCCGAACGCGCCGAAGACCTTCGCCGGCAGATCGCCCAGGCCAACCGCGCCTATCACGAGCTGGACGCGCCGGAGATCCCCGACGTCGACTACGACCGGATGGTGCGCGAGCTGGAAGCGCTGGAGCGCGAGCACCCGGAACTGGCCCGTGCCGACAGCCCGACCCAGCAGGTCGGTGCGCGCCCCTCTGGCCGCTTCCCGGAAGTGCGCCACGCGGTACCGATGTTGTCGCTGTCCAATGCCTTCAGCGACGAGGAAGTGGCCGATTTCGTGCGCCGCATCGATGAGCGCCTGGGCCGCCGCAGCCTGCGGTTCTCGGCCGAGCCGAAGATGGACGGCCTGGCGATCAGCCTGCGCTACGAGGACGGTCATTTCGTGCTTGGCGCGACCCGTGGAGATGGCAGTACCGGCGAGGACGTGACCGCCAACCTGCGCGAAATCGGTGACATTCCCAAGCGCCTGCACGGCAAGGACTGGCCGGATGTGCTGGAGGTGCGCGGCGAGGTCTACATGGCCCGCGCCGACTTCGAGGCCTACAACGAACGTGCGCGCCTGCAGGGCGGCAAGGTGCTGGCCAATCCGCGCAACGCGGCGGCCGGTTCGCTGCGCCAGCTCGACCCGAAGATCAGTGCGCAGCGCAGGCTGAGTTTCTTCGCCTACGGCACCGGCGAAGTGCAGGGCGGCGAGCTGCCGGACACCCATTCGGGCACCCTGGCCCAGCTCGGCGCCTGGGGCTTCCCGGTCAGTGAGCTGTGCAAAGTGGTGGAGGGCACCGACGGCCTGCTCGGTTACTACCGCACTATCGGTGAACGCCGCGACGGCCTGCCGTTTGATATCGATGGCGTGGTCTACAAGCTGGATGACCGTGAGGGTCAGCAGGCGATGGGCTTCGTCTCCCGTGCGCCGCGATGGGCCATCGCGCACAAGTTCCCCGCGCAGGAACAGAGCACCACGGTGGAGGCGATCGAGATCCAGATCGGCCGCACCGGTGCTGCCACGCCGGTCGCGCGACTGGCGCCGGTGGCTGTGGCTGGCGTGATCGTGTCCAACGCCACGTTGCACAATGCCGACCAGATCGCGCGCCTCGATGTGCGCGTTGGCGACAGCGTGATCGTGCGCCGCGCTGGCGACGTGATTCCCGAGGTGGTCAGCGTCATTCTCGACCGCCGCCCGCAGGGCACCACGCCGTGGCAGATGCCGACGCGCTGCCCGGTGTGCGGCTCGGAGATCGTGCGTGAGGAGGGGGCGGCGGCGTGGCGTTGTTCGGGCGAACTGTCCTGCCCGGCGCAGCGCAAGGAAGCCATTGCCCATTTCGCCTCGCGCCGCGCCATGGACATCGACGGTCTCGGCGACAAGTACATCGAAACCCTGGTCGACGCGGGCATCGTCAAGAGCGTGGCCGACCTGTACCGGCTCAGCCGCGATACGCTGCTGCACCTGAAGCTGGTGCTGGACGCCGAGGAGCCGTCGGCGCTGGCAGCGGCGCTGAAGCTGCACCTTCCCGCCGAGGGCAGTGGTGCGGTGCTCAATGCAGTGCTCAAGCTGGACGGCAACGATCCGGGCTGGCGCGCGCAGGCGCTGGCGCAGCCGGCCAGCTTCGAATGGAACACGAAGAAGATCGCCACCAAGTGGGCCGACAACCTGATCGCAGCGATCGACGCCAGTCGTGCGGCCACGCTGGAGCGCCTGCTGTTCGCGCTCGGCATCGAGCACGTGGGCGAAAGTACCGCCAAGGCGCTGGCGCAGTGGTTCGGTGACCTGGAGCTGATCCGTCACCTGCCGTGGCCGCTGTTCAAGCGTGTGCCGGACATCGGTGGCGAAGTGGCGCGTTCGCTTGGCCACTTCTTCGAGCAGCAGGGCAACCAGCAGGCCATCGATGACCTGCTGCAGGTCGGCCAGGTGCGCATCAGCGACGTGCATGCGCCCAGTGCCAAGCTGCGCGAAGGGCTGGATCTGGCGCAGTTGCTGGTCGAGTCGGAGATCCCCGGCATCACCCGTCTGCGCGCCGAAAAGCTGGTGGCTGCGCTTCCCGGCGCACAGGCGGTGCTCGACGCCGAGCATGGCCAGTTCGTCAACGCCGGTCTGCCCGATGACACCGCGCGCGGTCTGGCCGAATGGCTGGACGCTGATGGCCACGGTGCGATGCTGTTGGCCGCCGAGAACGCGATGCGGGAGATCCTGGCCAAGGCGCCGGCGCTGGCCGAGATCGTGGCGGGTCCGCTGGATGGGCAGACCGTGGTGCTGACCGGCACCCTGGCCCAGCTCACCCGCGATGCCGCCAAGGAACGCCTGGAAGCGCTGGGTGCCAAGGTCTCCGGCAGTGTGTCGAAGAAGACCAGCTTCGTGGTGGCCGGTACCGAGGCCGGCTCCAAGCTGGACAAGGCACAGTCGCTGGGCGTGCCGGTGTGGGATGAGGACCGCCTGCTGGCCTATCTTGCCGAACACGAATGA
- a CDS encoding pyridoxal phosphate-dependent aminotransferase has protein sequence MTLPASRRRFLQLAGAGLAVAGSGLPRPGHAQPATAVAPGPAEGAVLLNFNECPYGPSPAAQQAARDSIAGCGRYRFALAGQVRDAFIEQGRIPADHVRLYPGSSEPLNRAAVLWTRPQAGLVVADPTFETLGEVAAAHGAHVQKVPLHDDGAHDLRAMVAAAHARSTGLLYVCNPNNPTGSISPPDELAWLLAHKPASTRVLVDEAYLQYSEQPSLIAQVAQRDDLIVLRTFSKLYGMAGLRLGVAAAHPDRLRELASLGDNPLPVPALAAALASLQDPQLIAQRRLQNAKVRQATIAWLGKRGFSCVPSEANCFVVDVQRDGAAFAKAMADNGVIIGRSWPIWPQRVRVSVGTEDEMATFRRAFAKVAGVPA, from the coding sequence GTGACCCTGCCCGCTTCCCGTCGACGCTTCCTGCAACTGGCCGGAGCCGGCCTCGCCGTCGCCGGCAGCGGGCTGCCGCGGCCCGGCCATGCCCAACCCGCGACAGCCGTCGCCCCGGGCCCCGCCGAAGGTGCGGTGCTGCTGAATTTCAACGAATGCCCCTACGGCCCCTCGCCCGCAGCCCAGCAGGCGGCACGCGACAGCATCGCCGGTTGCGGCCGCTACCGTTTCGCACTGGCCGGTCAGGTGCGCGACGCCTTCATCGAACAGGGGCGCATTCCGGCCGATCACGTGCGGCTCTATCCGGGTTCCAGCGAACCGCTGAACCGTGCCGCCGTGCTGTGGACCCGCCCGCAGGCGGGACTGGTAGTCGCCGATCCGACCTTCGAGACGCTGGGCGAGGTCGCGGCCGCACACGGTGCGCACGTGCAGAAAGTGCCATTGCACGACGACGGCGCACATGACCTGCGCGCGATGGTGGCCGCCGCACACGCGCGCTCGACCGGCCTGCTGTATGTGTGCAACCCGAACAACCCGACCGGCTCGATCAGCCCGCCGGATGAGCTCGCCTGGCTGCTGGCCCACAAGCCTGCGTCCACCCGCGTACTGGTCGACGAGGCCTACCTGCAGTACAGCGAGCAGCCGAGCCTGATCGCGCAGGTGGCGCAGCGCGATGACCTGATCGTGTTGCGCACGTTCTCCAAGCTTTATGGCATGGCCGGCCTGCGCCTAGGCGTGGCGGCCGCGCATCCCGACCGCCTGCGCGAACTGGCCAGCCTGGGCGACAACCCGCTACCCGTGCCAGCACTGGCCGCGGCACTGGCCAGCCTGCAGGATCCTCAGTTGATCGCGCAGCGGCGCCTGCAGAATGCCAAGGTGCGGCAGGCCACCATCGCGTGGCTGGGCAAGCGTGGTTTCAGCTGCGTGCCGTCGGAAGCGAACTGCTTCGTGGTGGATGTGCAGCGCGACGGTGCCGCCTTTGCCAAGGCGATGGCAGACAACGGCGTGATCATCGGCCGCAGCTGGCCGATCTGGCCGCAGCGCGTGCGCGTGAGCGTCGGCACCGAGGACGAGATGGCCACGTTCCGCAGGGCATTTGCCAAGGTCGCCGGCGTACCGGCCTGA
- the zipA gene encoding cell division protein ZipA, translating into MSDTALLRIGILAAGLLLIAAIFLFGRPKKKPQGRRVESAEPTGGERREPVLGDDGVTVADGRVEPGMGSEGEQAELGLADTDAGAASDLGKRATQDFDKIVSLFVAARAGEQLRGEDIVVAAEKTGLVFGHMNVFHRLVEGHPERGPIFSMASIMKPGSFDMANIRAMETPAIAFFLTLPGPLTALDAWEKMLPTVQRMAELLDGVVLDDSRNALGRQRIAHIRDELRAYDRQHQAPPLTKTPRW; encoded by the coding sequence ATGTCCGACACGGCACTGTTGCGCATCGGCATCCTGGCCGCCGGCCTGCTGTTGATCGCTGCGATCTTCCTGTTTGGCCGTCCGAAGAAGAAGCCCCAGGGGCGTCGCGTGGAAAGCGCGGAACCGACCGGCGGCGAGCGTCGCGAGCCGGTGCTGGGCGATGATGGCGTCACTGTGGCCGATGGCCGCGTAGAGCCGGGCATGGGCTCGGAAGGCGAGCAGGCCGAGCTTGGCCTGGCCGACACCGACGCCGGCGCGGCCAGCGACCTTGGCAAGCGCGCCACCCAGGACTTCGACAAGATCGTGTCGCTGTTCGTGGCCGCTCGCGCCGGCGAACAGCTGCGTGGCGAAGACATCGTGGTGGCGGCGGAGAAGACCGGCCTGGTGTTCGGCCACATGAACGTGTTCCACCGCCTGGTGGAAGGCCACCCCGAGCGCGGCCCGATCTTCTCGATGGCCAGCATCATGAAGCCGGGCAGCTTCGACATGGCCAACATCCGCGCCATGGAGACCCCGGCCATCGCCTTCTTCCTGACCCTGCCGGGGCCGCTGACCGCGCTGGATGCCTGGGAGAAGATGCTGCCCACCGTGCAGCGCATGGCCGAGCTGCTCGACGGCGTGGTGCTGGACGACAGCCGCAACGCTCTCGGCCGGCAGCGCATCGCGCACATCCGTGACGAACTGCGTGCCTATGATCGCCAGCACCAGGCGCCGCCGCTGACCAAGACCCCGCGCTGGTGA